Proteins from a genomic interval of Prosthecodimorpha staleyi:
- a CDS encoding GNAT family N-acetyltransferase, which translates to MPKAPAETATLRVAAGIAEIGRETWDALANPGWRLAPGGPVRLDGVAEAVAPAYNPFLAYDFLSALEESGSVSARAGWTPRHLVLVGVDGATAALAPCYAKSHSQGEYVFDHAWAQAYERAGGRYYPKLQVSVPFTPATGPRLLVRPGANAARDRALLVEGLAGFARQAGASSVHATFLLDDDVAAFASGGWLARTDQQFHWPNRGFRDFEDFLDSFQSRKRKQVKRERRDALANGVEIVARTGAEIQEADWDAFYAFYMDTGGRKWGRPYLNRTAFALIGERLADAVLLVLATRHGRPIAGALNLIGSDALYGRYWGATEEQPFLHFEVCYYQAIDFAIRRGLARVEAGAQGEHKLARGYLPTTTRSAHFIVDPGLRRAVDRYLAMERQEVAQIGDMLAAHAPYRHPDGAEADGF; encoded by the coding sequence ATGCCGAAAGCGCCTGCCGAAACCGCCACGCTGCGCGTCGCCGCCGGGATCGCCGAGATCGGGCGGGAGACCTGGGATGCGCTGGCCAATCCCGGCTGGCGGCTGGCGCCGGGCGGTCCGGTACGTCTGGACGGCGTCGCGGAGGCTGTGGCGCCGGCCTACAATCCGTTCCTCGCCTATGATTTCCTCTCGGCCCTGGAGGAATCCGGTTCGGTCTCCGCGCGCGCCGGCTGGACGCCGCGGCATCTCGTGCTGGTGGGGGTCGACGGGGCGACCGCAGCTCTCGCGCCCTGCTACGCCAAGAGCCACAGCCAGGGCGAATATGTCTTCGACCACGCTTGGGCGCAGGCCTATGAGCGGGCCGGTGGGCGCTACTATCCGAAGCTGCAGGTCTCGGTGCCGTTCACCCCGGCGACCGGCCCGCGCCTGCTGGTCCGGCCCGGTGCGAACGCGGCGCGCGACCGGGCGCTGCTGGTCGAGGGGCTCGCCGGATTTGCCCGACAGGCCGGCGCCTCCTCGGTCCACGCGACCTTCCTGCTCGACGACGATGTCGCCGCCTTCGCGTCCGGCGGATGGCTGGCGCGCACCGACCAGCAGTTCCATTGGCCGAATCGCGGCTTTCGCGACTTCGAGGATTTCCTGGACAGCTTCCAGAGCCGCAAGCGCAAGCAGGTCAAGCGCGAGCGGCGCGACGCGCTGGCCAATGGCGTCGAGATCGTCGCCAGGACCGGGGCCGAGATCCAGGAGGCCGACTGGGACGCCTTCTATGCCTTCTATATGGATACCGGCGGCCGCAAATGGGGCCGGCCCTATCTCAACCGCACCGCCTTCGCGCTGATCGGCGAACGGCTCGCCGATGCGGTCCTGCTCGTGCTCGCCACCCGCCACGGCCGGCCGATCGCCGGCGCCCTCAACCTGATCGGGTCGGATGCCCTTTATGGCCGCTATTGGGGGGCGACCGAGGAGCAGCCCTTCCTGCATTTCGAGGTCTGCTACTATCAGGCGATCGACTTTGCCATCCGCCGCGGTCTCGCTCGGGTCGAGGCCGGCGCGCAGGGCGAACACAAGCTCGCCCGCGGCTATCTGCCGACGACGACCCGCTCGGCCCATTTCATCGTCGATCCGGGCCTGCGCCGCGCGGTCGACCGCTACCTGGCCATGGAACGCCAGGAGGTCGCCCAGATCGGCGACATGCTCGCCGCCCACGCGCCCTACCGCCATCCGGACGGCGCCGAGGCCGACGGATTCTGA
- the rnd gene encoding ribonuclease D — translation MITETAALADACRTLAGHPYVAVDTEFLRETTYWPKLCLVQLAGPDLAVVVDPLAPGLDLSPFLDLMRDERVVKVFHAGRQDIEIVFNLGGFIPAPVFDTQVAAMVCGFGDSISYDQLVNRVSGHQIDKSSRFTDWSRRPLSERQLDYALSDVTHLREVYHYLSASLAEQDRQDWVAEEMKVLTSIGTYDLRPEDAWERLKIRVKKPVELAILKELAAWREREARARDVPRARVLKDEAIYEIVAEQPVEPSRLGNLRSLSKGYERSRQGEEIVAAVKRALATPRDKLPAIPRGKPMPDGSGAAVDLLKVLLKFVAETHGVAAKVIATVDDLEAIAADDNADVAVLKGWRREIFGNVALKLKRGEIALSFDGRKVIALEIDARQATTKGRRIG, via the coding sequence ATGATTACCGAGACCGCCGCCCTCGCCGATGCCTGCCGCACCCTGGCCGGCCACCCCTATGTCGCCGTGGATACGGAATTCCTCCGCGAAACCACGTACTGGCCGAAGCTCTGCCTGGTCCAGCTGGCCGGGCCGGATCTCGCCGTGGTGGTCGATCCGCTGGCGCCCGGTCTCGACCTGTCGCCCTTTCTGGACCTGATGCGCGACGAGCGCGTCGTCAAGGTGTTCCATGCCGGCCGGCAGGACATCGAGATCGTGTTCAATCTCGGCGGCTTCATCCCGGCGCCGGTCTTCGACACGCAGGTCGCCGCGATGGTCTGCGGCTTCGGCGATTCGATCTCCTACGATCAGCTGGTCAACCGCGTCAGCGGCCACCAGATCGACAAGTCGTCGCGCTTCACCGATTGGAGCCGCCGGCCGCTGTCCGAGCGCCAGCTCGATTACGCGCTGTCCGACGTGACGCATCTGCGCGAGGTCTACCACTATCTCAGCGCCAGCCTGGCCGAGCAGGACCGGCAAGATTGGGTCGCCGAAGAGATGAAGGTGCTGACCTCGATCGGCACCTACGACCTGCGCCCAGAGGACGCCTGGGAGCGGCTCAAGATCCGCGTGAAGAAACCGGTCGAACTGGCCATTCTGAAAGAGCTTGCCGCCTGGCGCGAGCGCGAGGCGCGGGCCCGTGACGTGCCGCGCGCGCGCGTGCTCAAGGACGAGGCCATCTACGAGATCGTTGCCGAGCAGCCGGTCGAGCCGTCGCGGCTCGGCAATCTGCGCAGCCTGTCGAAGGGTTACGAGCGCTCGCGCCAGGGCGAGGAGATCGTCGCCGCCGTGAAGCGCGCGCTCGCCACCCCGCGCGACAAGCTGCCGGCGATCCCGCGCGGCAAGCCGATGCCGGACGGCTCGGGCGCGGCAGTTGACCTTCTGAAGGTGCTGCTGAAATTCGTCGCCGAGACCCACGGCGTGGCCGCCAAGGTGATCGCCACGGTGGACGATCTGGAAGCGATCGCGGCCGACGACAATGCCGACGTCGCGGTCCTGAAGGGGTGGCGGCGCGAAATATTCGGCAATGTCGCCTTGAAACTGAAGCGCGGCGAGATCGCGCTGTCCTTTGATGGCCGCAAGGTCATCGCGCTGGAGATCGACGCCCGTCAGGCGACCACCAAGGGACGCCGGATCGGTTGA
- a CDS encoding glycerophosphodiester phosphodiesterase family protein, with protein MDLGFLLRRPVAHRGYHDIKAGRVENTLTAVRAAVERDFAIEVDVQLTGDGEAVVFHDFTLDRLTTGQGRLDRKTLAEIKSAPFRVSDDRVPTLAELLDTVAGRVGLVIEIKSDFNRPADLRLVRRTVAGLKGYRGPVAVKSFDPDMVAEVGRLAPDLPRGIVADDARDPDHYGRLGALARFSLRHLLHMPRTKPHFISYGVKYLPALGPTFARKVMGKPVITWTVRTEADRAVASAYADQIVFEGFDPDAKPR; from the coding sequence ATGGATCTCGGCTTCCTCCTACGCCGCCCGGTGGCCCACCGCGGCTACCACGACATCAAGGCGGGCCGGGTCGAGAACACCCTGACGGCGGTTCGTGCCGCCGTCGAGCGCGATTTCGCCATCGAAGTCGACGTCCAACTGACCGGCGACGGGGAGGCCGTGGTTTTCCACGACTTCACCCTCGACCGGCTGACCACCGGCCAGGGCCGGCTCGACCGCAAGACGCTGGCCGAGATCAAGTCCGCGCCGTTCCGCGTCTCCGACGACCGGGTGCCGACGCTCGCCGAACTGCTCGACACCGTGGCCGGCCGGGTCGGCCTGGTCATCGAGATCAAGAGCGATTTCAACCGGCCGGCCGATTTGCGGCTGGTCCGGCGCACCGTCGCGGGTCTCAAGGGCTATCGCGGCCCGGTCGCGGTGAAGTCCTTCGATCCCGACATGGTCGCCGAGGTCGGCCGCCTGGCGCCCGACCTGCCGCGCGGGATCGTCGCCGACGATGCCCGCGATCCCGACCACTACGGCCGGCTTGGCGCGCTGGCGCGATTCTCCCTGCGCCACCTCCTTCACATGCCGCGGACCAAACCCCATTTCATCTCCTACGGGGTCAAGTATCTGCCGGCGCTGGGACCGACTTTCGCGCGAAAAGTGATGGGAAAGCCAGTCATCACCTGGACGGTGCGCACCGAGGCCGATCGCGCCGTTGCGTCAGCCTATGCAGACCAGATAGTGTTCGAGGGCTTCGACCCGGACGCGAAGCCGCGCTAG
- a CDS encoding RidA family protein: MSQTEQRLAELGITLPTPSKPAANYIPAVKTGNLLFVSGQIPMGPNGVEYVGQLGADTDIDTGRAAARLCAINLLAQVKAHAGDLDSVRCVKLTGFVNSASGFGDQPKVVNGASDLIVEVLGERGRHSRSAVGVAGLPFGVAVEVEGIFEIA; the protein is encoded by the coding sequence ATGAGCCAGACCGAACAGCGCCTCGCCGAACTCGGCATCACCCTGCCGACCCCGAGCAAGCCGGCCGCCAACTACATCCCGGCCGTGAAGACCGGCAATCTCCTGTTCGTCTCCGGCCAGATCCCGATGGGTCCGAACGGTGTGGAATATGTCGGCCAGCTCGGCGCCGATACGGATATCGACACCGGCCGCGCCGCCGCGCGCCTGTGCGCCATCAACCTGCTCGCCCAGGTCAAGGCGCATGCCGGCGATCTCGATTCCGTTCGCTGCGTCAAGCTGACCGGCTTCGTCAATTCCGCCAGCGGCTTCGGCGACCAGCCGAAGGTCGTCAACGGTGCCTCCGACCTCATCGTCGAGGTGCTCGGCGAGCGCGGTCGGCATTCGCGTTCCGCGGTCGGCGTCGCCGGCTTGCCCTTCGGCGTCGCCGTCGAAGTCGAAGGCATCTTCGAGATCGCCTGA
- a CDS encoding cell envelope integrity EipB family protein, whose product MIRSTAILLSAAVILAPGPAGAASATITGLKSHRAVYDLKLAKRTDKSEIGGVTGRLVYEFVGSVCDGYATQFRLVTRLENTDGKSRVTDMRTSSFEDADGKLFDFLSQNFIEQTMTDESKGSAKRTETGSVASIVRPAERKVPLPAEARFPTQHMADLIDAAKAGKSFDQIRLYDGSDGGERIYDTAAVIGKPIEGPGEAGEEKAADRPELAAVKRWPMTISYFDPAKREKGEDTPEYQLSFQLYENGISRRLRLDYGDFALDGRMTELTFIDVKPCN is encoded by the coding sequence ATGATCCGCTCCACCGCGATCCTCCTGTCGGCGGCCGTCATCCTGGCGCCTGGCCCAGCCGGTGCGGCGAGCGCGACGATCACCGGCCTCAAGTCTCATCGGGCGGTCTATGACCTGAAGCTCGCCAAGCGCACAGACAAGTCGGAGATCGGCGGCGTCACAGGACGGCTGGTCTACGAGTTCGTCGGCTCGGTCTGCGACGGCTACGCCACGCAGTTCCGGCTGGTCACGCGCCTGGAAAATACCGACGGCAAGTCGCGCGTCACCGACATGCGCACCTCGTCCTTCGAGGATGCGGACGGCAAGCTGTTCGATTTCCTGTCGCAGAACTTCATCGAACAGACCATGACGGACGAATCGAAGGGCTCGGCCAAGCGGACCGAAACCGGATCCGTCGCCAGCATCGTGCGGCCCGCCGAGCGCAAGGTGCCGCTGCCGGCGGAGGCTCGCTTCCCGACCCAGCACATGGCCGACCTGATCGACGCCGCCAAGGCCGGCAAGAGCTTCGACCAGATCCGCCTCTATGACGGCTCGGACGGCGGCGAGCGCATCTACGATACTGCGGCGGTGATCGGCAAGCCGATCGAGGGCCCGGGCGAGGCCGGCGAGGAGAAGGCCGCCGACCGGCCCGAATTGGCCGCGGTCAAGCGCTGGCCGATGACCATCTCGTATTTCGATCCGGCCAAGCGGGAGAAGGGCGAGGACACGCCCGAATACCAACTGTCGTTCCAACTCTACGAGAACGGCATCAGCCGCCGCCTGCGCCTCGACTATGGCGATTTCGCCCTCGACGGCCGCATGACCGAACTGACCTTCATCGACGTGAAGCCCTGCAACTGA